TCGAGGAGGCCGCGGTGACGCCGGCGGCTCCCATCGGCAGCAGCGGTGAGAAGTTGCCGGCCTTGAACGCGGTGAACGCGACGATGGCGAAGAAGACCAGGATGCCGATCTTGACGAACACGAGGATGGTGTTGACGACACCGGATTCACGGGCGCCGCGCATGAGCAGAATGGTTGCCAAGGCCACGACGATGAGGGCCGAGATGTTGATGATTCCATCCGGATTGTCGGCCAGGCCCGGCCCCGTGGTCAGGGACGGGGGCAGTTCGAGACCGAAGACGCGCAGGGTCTCGTTGACGTAGTCGGCGGCGCCGACGGCGACCGCTGCGACCGAGACCGCGTATTCGAGGACGAGGCACCAGCCGCAGACCCAGGCGACGCCCTCACCGAGAGTGGCATAGGAATACGAATAGCTCGACCCGGACACCGGCACCATTCCGGCCATCTCGGCGTAGCTGACAGCTGAGAGCAATGCCGTGATTCCGGCGAGGACGAACGCGATCCAGACGGCGGGACCTGCCACGGGGACCGCCTCGCCGAGGATGACGAGGATTCCCGTACCCAAGGTCGCGCCGACGCTGATCATCGTCAGCTGGAAGACGCCGAAGGTCCGCCGCAGTCCACCCGACTGCGCGGTCTGCGCATCGGTGTGGGCCTCGGCGGTCATGGCGCTGATCGACTTGCGTCGCCCCAGCTGCCGCAGCACTCCTGTGGAAGTGTGTGCCGGCGGGGTGGACGGTGTCTGCGAAACGGTCATATGAATATTCTTGCATACACATGAATATTGTCTCGCCGGGCCTCCGCACCATCACGGGCGAACCTGCCCCGCGGCGTCGCCGATCTCACACGGCAGAAGGCGTGCACAGCAGGGATCTCGTGCGACCGAGCACTCACACGGCACAGTCCTCACACGTCGGGTGTGAATCGGCCGTCCTGCGCCATCCATCCACCGTCGACGAGCTGCGAATGCCCGGTGACATAGCTCGACGCGTCCGAGGCGAGGAAGAGGACGGGCCCGGCGATCTCGTGCAGGCGGCCCCAGCGGCCGAGGGCGGTCTTGTCCGCGTACGCGTCCCACCACTTCCCGTCGGCCTTGATCTGCTGGGTCAGGGGTGTGTCGAAAGGTCCGGGCAGAATCGCATTGACCCGCACTCCCCTGCCTCCGAGTTCGCTGGCCATCGTCTTCGTCAGCTGCACGACCCCGGCCTTGGCCGCCGCATACAGTCCCTGACCGGGTTCGATGGCCAGCGCCCGGAACGAGGCGTAGGTGACGATCGATCCGCGGCCGCGCTCACCCATCTCGCGACCGAATCCGCGCATCAGCCGGTACGTGCCCTTGAGGTTGATGTCGATGACCCGGTCGAACTCGTCATCGGTCGTGTCCGTCAGCTGCTTGCGCACATTCGCACCGGGGGTGACGACGAGGACCTCGGCATCGGACCACGCGTCCACGAGCGCATCGACCGACGCCGTGTCCGTGATGTCGACGGCCACCGCCGTGGCGGGCCCGTCGTCGGACCCGCCATCGGCGGCTCCGTGGGCGGCGGATCCGGAACGACGGTCGGCGATGAGGGCGGCGGTCTCCTCGGCGCCGGTGAGGTTGAGATCGGCGGCGACGACGTGCGCCCCGGCATCGGCGAGCCCGATCGCGCTGGCCTGCCCCAGGCCGGAGCCGGCCCCGACGACGACTGCGGTGCGACCGCTCAGGTCGAACAGCGACGGGATCGACGGGTTGTTCTCATTCGTGGGCATCGGCTCGTTCGTCGACATCGGGAATCCTTCCGCGCGGGGTTCGGTACCGGGACGACACCGATGTCGCCTCCGTGGACTTCAAAGGTATGCCCGCCGAGGCGGCCCCGCCTTCCCCGTTTCACCTTGTGGAACATGGGCCGCCTCGGGGGAGGGGTTCAGAACTTCTTGCTGTCGACGTAGCGGATCTCGTCGGGGAGGTTCGCCAGGTAGTCGACGATGAAGTAGGCGATGGCCTCCATCGTAGGGATGTCGCGTTGGCGGGCGCGGGCCATGATGCGGCGATGTTCGGCGAATTCGTAGAAGATCTGCCCGGGTTCGAGCTTGCGGGTGAGGTTCTCCGGGATCGCCTGGATGAGGGGCTTGTAAACCTCGTCGAGCCAGCGGCGGGCGGCTTGGGACTCGTCGAGTTCATCGAATTCGGCGATTTCGGGCGCCGAGCGGAACGAGTCGAGGTCGTTGAGCATCGCCCGGGCCTGGTTCTCGTTCGCGCCGATCCCGGTCAGGCGCAGCAGGCGCCTGGAATGATGGTTGGGTTCGACGACTTTCGGGGACACGAGGAGGCTGATGCCGTCGATGTCGGTCGTCACGGTCAGTTCGCCGAGGTCGAAGCCCAGGTCGTTGAGGCGGCGGATGCGTTCGTCGATGCGCCAGCGCTCGTTGACGCTGAATTCCTCGACCCGAGTCAGCTCCGCCCACAGCGCATCGTATGACTCGCAGAGTCGCTCACCGGCCGCCAGCGGATCGGTCTCGGGAGCGACGAGTCCCGCAGCCTGCAGGTCGAGGAAGTCACCGGCGATGTTCATCCGTGCGATCCGCAGGTCCATATTCCGCTGCCCGTCGGAGAGCTGGTCGTGCAGCTCACCGGTTTCGGCGTCGACGACATAGGCGGCGTAGGCGTCGGCATCGCGGCGGAAGAGCGTGTTCGACAGGGACACGTCTCCCCAGTAGAAGCCGACGAGGTGGAGACGGACGAGGAGAACGGCCAGTGCGTCGACGAGGCGGCCTCCCGTGTCCTCGGCCAAGTCGCGGGAGAACAGCGCACGGTAGGGCAGGGAGAACTCGAGGTAGGCGGTGATGAGGGCGCCCTTGAGCGCCTCGCCCGATTCGGTCCGGCGACCTCCGACGAACGCGCGGGGTTCGACGAGGGGGACGTCGAGGTTGCCGAGCGCACCGAGGATGTCGAACTCACGCAGCGCCTGCGCGTCGTCGGTCTCCTTGATCGCGAGGACCTCGTCACCGATCTCGACATAGCGGACAACGTGGCGGGAGATTCCGCGGGGCAGACCGCCGAGGAGCGTCTCCGGCCATTCCGCCAGGGGCAGGTGCCAGGGGAGTTCGGCCAGTGCTGCTCGGTCGGTGTTTCGGACGGTGAGGATCTCCGGTGCGGGAACAGCAGCGCCGGCCGACTGAGCAGTGCCGGCCGACGTCGTCGACGGCGGTGTAGCCTGTGATGACGGGTCCGGCGTTGGCGGGGTGCCCGACACGGCTCAGGAGTCCGAGTCGGAGACCGAGGCTACGAGCGCCTCGGCGAGGTCGGGTGTCTCCACGCCGATGAGCCGTCCGTGGTCGAGGAAGGCGATCCTGTCGCCGAGGATCTTCGCGTCCTCGAGATCGGAGGTGGCATAGATCGTCGTCAGCCCGAACTCCTGCTGCAGACTCTTGATCAGCGACAGGGTCTCCGTCTGCTGTTCGGGGACGAGATTGACCACGGGTTCGTCCATGATGAGCACCTTGGGGCGGCGCACTACGGCGCGGGCCAGGGCCACGGTCTGGCGCTGCAGCTGGGTGAGGTCGCCGGGGACCGAATCGAGGATGTCGCCCAGCCCGATCTTGTCCATCACGGATTCGACGCGTTCCCGGATCTCATCGGCGGGCAGACCGTCGACGCGCAGCGCGAAACCGAGGTTGTCGCGCACGCTCATATGCGGGTAGAGCGCGTAGCTCTCCAAGGCCAGGGTCACATCGCGGTCGTTGACGGCGGCGTGGGTGATATCGGCGCCGTCGATGAGGATGGTGCCGGTCTTCGGAGTCTCCAGGCCGTGGAGCATCCGCAGGATCGTCGACTTGCCAGAGGCGGTGGGGCCGTAGAGGACGAGGAACTCGCCGTCGTCGACGAAGAGATTGAAGGGATGAACGGATTCGGACGTCGTGTTCTCGTAGACATGACTGAGGCCATTCAACGACACCGTTGACATTAGTCCTCCTAAAACTTCTGAATGACTCCGTGAGCAGCCGGTCGTCGGTGACCTGGCGGGGATGCTCAGTCACTCTCATCCTAAGGGGTGAAGAGTTCGGGTGCCCTGTGAATTCGACAAAGCGTAGAGTGATTCTCAGCACGCCGGCTGTGCGCCGACGCATACCGCGGTGCGAAAGTAGACTGATTCGTATGAAGGTCACGTTGGACGAGGTCGCCGCCAGGGCCGGGGTCTCTCTGGCCACGGTCTCCCGAGTGCTCGGCCGCCGCGATGCCGTCGCCGAGTCGACGCGGGCGAAGGTGCTGGAGGCGATGAGTGAGCTCGGCTATTCGCGTTCGACCCTGCTCCATGATGCGCCGAGGCGGCTCGTGGCCGTCAGCGCCCCCGGCAACCCCGAACACTGGCAGGTTCAGGTCTGCACCCGTGTGGCCAAGACCCTGCAGGATCATGATCTCCTCGTCACCCGTCCGCTCGTCGAAACCGACCCGGAACCTCTGCAGACCGCGATCGACGCCGGAGCCGTGGCCCTGGTGACGACGACGATGACGAGTCTGAACGCGGAGATCCCATGCATCCGCGTCGACGAACAGTCCGCCACCGAGGAGGATGGCAGCCCCGGAACGGACGTCTCCGTGGCGGGATCGACCAAGTCGGGATCGGCTGGATCGGGAGCGACCGGTGCCGGAACGACCGGGGCTGGCGGCGCCGATGTCATCGCCGCGCGCCTCGACCTCGGCGGTGGGATGACCACCGCTTTCGAACATCTTCGCGCGATCGGTCACCGGAGGATCGGGCTGATCTGCAATGACAGCGGTGAATTGGCGGTCCAGCTCATCCGCCGCTTCCTCGCCGAACATCCGGCCAGAAACTTAGGTCTCAACCTCGAGGACTGGATCTCACGGGTGCCGAAGTCGTTCTCCGGAGGCTCGCGTGCCGTCCTCGAACTCAAAGATGCGACGTGCACCGCGGTCATCGTCCAGTCCGCTCTTCAGCTGCACGGTGCCCTCTACGGTCTGCGGAATCGACATCTGCAGGTGCCACGGGACATGTCGATCGTCGGG
Above is a window of Brevibacterium siliguriense DNA encoding:
- a CDS encoding amino acid permease codes for the protein MTVSQTPSTPPAHTSTGVLRQLGRRKSISAMTAEAHTDAQTAQSGGLRRTFGVFQLTMISVGATLGTGILVILGEAVPVAGPAVWIAFVLAGITALLSAVSYAEMAGMVPVSGSSYSYSYATLGEGVAWVCGWCLVLEYAVSVAAVAVGAADYVNETLRVFGLELPPSLTTGPGLADNPDGIINISALIVVALATILLMRGARESGVVNTILVFVKIGILVFFAIVAFTAFKAGNFSPLLPMGAAGVTAASSSVFFSYIGFDAASTAGEEAKNPRRDLPRAIIFSMLIVTSMYVLVAVTAIGARQWQWFDGVHAPLVQIVEEITGSNLAVLLFAVAAVLAIFSVVITVLYGQSRILLTMARDGMVPKIFGVVSQRTGTPLIGTLIVGGLVAITAALIPLGELADATSIGTLFAFCLVNIAVIYLRFKRPDLDRSFKVPFGPVVPALGALACAFLMVNLGGRTWIVFAAWMAVGAIVYFTYSRRHSVVGQLSENAYQTTL
- a CDS encoding SDR family NAD(P)-dependent oxidoreductase — its product is MSTNEPMPTNENNPSIPSLFDLSGRTAVVVGAGSGLGQASAIGLADAGAHVVAADLNLTGAEETAALIADRRSGSAAHGAADGGSDDGPATAVAVDITDTASVDALVDAWSDAEVLVVTPGANVRKQLTDTTDDEFDRVIDINLKGTYRLMRGFGREMGERGRGSIVTYASFRALAIEPGQGLYAAAKAGVVQLTKTMASELGGRGVRVNAILPGPFDTPLTQQIKADGKWWDAYADKTALGRWGRLHEIAGPVLFLASDASSYVTGHSQLVDGGWMAQDGRFTPDV
- a CDS encoding DUF4032 domain-containing protein; the protein is MSGTPPTPDPSSQATPPSTTSAGTAQSAGAAVPAPEILTVRNTDRAALAELPWHLPLAEWPETLLGGLPRGISRHVVRYVEIGDEVLAIKETDDAQALREFDILGALGNLDVPLVEPRAFVGGRRTESGEALKGALITAYLEFSLPYRALFSRDLAEDTGGRLVDALAVLLVRLHLVGFYWGDVSLSNTLFRRDADAYAAYVVDAETGELHDQLSDGQRNMDLRIARMNIAGDFLDLQAAGLVAPETDPLAAGERLCESYDALWAELTRVEEFSVNERWRIDERIRRLNDLGFDLGELTVTTDIDGISLLVSPKVVEPNHHSRRLLRLTGIGANENQARAMLNDLDSFRSAPEIAEFDELDESQAARRWLDEVYKPLIQAIPENLTRKLEPGQIFYEFAEHRRIMARARQRDIPTMEAIAYFIVDYLANLPDEIRYVDSKKF
- a CDS encoding ABC transporter ATP-binding protein, which codes for MSTVSLNGLSHVYENTTSESVHPFNLFVDDGEFLVLYGPTASGKSTILRMLHGLETPKTGTILIDGADITHAAVNDRDVTLALESYALYPHMSVRDNLGFALRVDGLPADEIRERVESVMDKIGLGDILDSVPGDLTQLQRQTVALARAVVRRPKVLIMDEPVVNLVPEQQTETLSLIKSLQQEFGLTTIYATSDLEDAKILGDRIAFLDHGRLIGVETPDLAEALVASVSDSDS
- a CDS encoding LacI family DNA-binding transcriptional regulator, whose product is MKVTLDEVAARAGVSLATVSRVLGRRDAVAESTRAKVLEAMSELGYSRSTLLHDAPRRLVAVSAPGNPEHWQVQVCTRVAKTLQDHDLLVTRPLVETDPEPLQTAIDAGAVALVTTTMTSLNAEIPCIRVDEQSATEEDGSPGTDVSVAGSTKSGSAGSGATGAGTTGAGGADVIAARLDLGGGMTTAFEHLRAIGHRRIGLICNDSGELAVQLIRRFLAEHPARNLGLNLEDWISRVPKSFSGGSRAVLELKDATCTAVIVQSALQLHGALYGLRNRHLQVPRDMSIVGFGDSPTMKFTGPPATVLGLDVEGLSNALIAATLQTLRISTTGLPSVPPVFRPRLVARTSTTAARQ